The following coding sequences are from one Ornithodoros turicata isolate Travis chromosome 1, ASM3712646v1, whole genome shotgun sequence window:
- the LOC135377780 gene encoding uncharacterized protein LOC135377780 — translation MERLKRKRSTIRAAVIKITDEITQLAQQTISTQVKGELQQKFDLLAVKESALIELNASIEELTIEDEDFDEELTGSQAYEDKICLAKSVAKQLLSNPATDAPLSSNPRNRNSTSVKLPKLEISKFDGDLRNRGSFWDQFDSTIHSNESLSKVDKFKYLKGYLTGKAMTVIKRLSLSEENYSIAIDLLKDRFGKKSLIIDEPMTRFLNLPKVSDSSQVTKLRELYDEVRTGIRCLEALGMAHSSYGVLLLSVLRKAVPADINLEYERKHSDKDDLDSYLTFLNLEVTGRERGQRGGATKSNVTNIGDGLRRRQQNNPPSGVTLAVGAEHRRCVF, via the coding sequence ATGGAGCGACTCAAGCGAAAACGTTCCACCATCCGTGCAGCGGTAATAAAGATCACGGACGAAATCACGCAACTCGCCCAACAGACTATCTCAACGCAAGTTAAAGGTGAGCTGCAACAGAAGTTTGACCTTCTTGCCGTGAAAGAGAGCGCCCTAATCGAGCTGAACGCATCCATAGAGGAGTTGACAATAGAAGATGAGGACTTTGACGAGGAGTTGACGGGCTCACAGGCATACGAAGACAAAATTTGTCTCGCAAAATCTGTCGCGAAGCAACTCCTAAGCAATCCTGCCACCGATGCACCTCTCTCCAGTAATCCGCGAAATCGAAATTCTACTAGTGTGAAACTTCCGAAACTGGAAATCTCGAAATTCGACGGAGATCTGAGAAATCGGGGAAGCTTTTGGGACCAGTTCGACTCCACCATTCACTCTAACGAATCGCTCTCCAAGGTGGACAAGTTCAAATATCTGAAAGGCTATTTGACAGGAAAAGCAATGACAGTTATCAAGAGGCTTTCGCTTTCCGAGGAAAACTACAGTATCGCCATTGATCTTCTTAAAGACCGATTCGGAAAGAAAAGCCTCATCATTGACGAACCCATGACAAGATTTCTAAATTTACCAAAAGTATCCGATTCAAGTCAAGTCACTAAATTGCGTGAACTCTACGACGAAGTACGAACTGGCATCAGATGCTTGGAGGCCTTAGGCATGGCCCACAGCTCATACGGAGTGCTGCTATTATCGGTCCTACGCAAAGCTGTACCTGCGGATATCAATCTGGAGTATGAGCGAAAGCACAGTGACAAGGATGATCTTGATTCCTACTTGACGTTCTTAAACCTCGAAGTGACCGGCCGCGAGAGAGGCCAACGCGGGGGAGCCACCAAGTCGAACGTAACGAATATCGGAGACGGTCTCAGAAGGAGGCAACAAAACAACCCCCCATCGGGAGTGACTTTGGCAGTGGGCGCAGAACACAGAAGATGCGTATTTTGA